One genomic window of Panicum hallii strain FIL2 chromosome 6, PHallii_v3.1, whole genome shotgun sequence includes the following:
- the LOC112898199 gene encoding uncharacterized protein LOC112898199 translates to MVIMKFATILLAEMWLENQFNGYMFQGGPSQGGDNSNELSLPLLSTIRELEKYNLNGAFSGSMHNMGVPTQPASPLVNASFRLAPTEDPEVEEVDGTQVSNNKGKKRVAQRGRSFTHEEDRAICSAFLHVSKDPIIGTNQTSAGYYTRMHRHFVDNNGVSTNRTKVSIENRRGTIQKAVNKFCGFYDAIERRNQSGKNEQDRINDAIRMYEEIEPWQFHHCWLILRGEPKWHARMVECNMAQRANQRPAPKCSETETCSVQAESTLPDRPEGRDSAKKRARIMADTSSSSAAMEMLQKMHDRGEKNDVKEDQLRHEMFKMEREGLELQKLNWEKKWVASEKKWAVMESNAMTRQNEYELNQWNADLMVMSLDLDKLAQPLRAMYQQKQGEIMKRRGISTPPTSDS, encoded by the exons ATGGTGATTATGAAATTTGCAACTATTTTATTGGCTGAAATGTG GCTGGAGAACCAATTCAATGGTTACATGTTTCAGGGTGGTCCGTCTCAAGGAGGTGACAATTCCAATGAGTTGTCATTACCTCTGCTGTCAACCATAAGGGAACTTGAGAAG TACAACCTTAACGGTGCATTTAGTGGATCAATGCATAACATGGGTGTACCAACTCAGCCTGCAAGTCCTCTTGTCAATGCATCGTTTCGTCTTGCTCCCACCGAGGACCCAGAGGTTGAAGAGGTCGATGGAACCCAAGTCTCAAACAATAAGGGGAAGAAGAGGGTTGCCCAGCGAGGAAGGTCATTCACCCACGAGGAAGATAGGGCAATCTGCTCAGCATTTCTGCATGTTAGCAAGGACCCTATTATCG GAACCAACCAAACTTCTGCTGGGTACTACACGAGAATGCATCGACACTTCGTGGACAACAATGGAGTGAGTACAAATAGGACTAAGGTTTCAATAGAAAACCGGCGAGGAACAATTCAGAAGGCTGTGAACAAGTTTTGTGGCTTTTATGACGCTATCGAAAGGAGGAATCAAAGTGGCAAGAATGAGCAGGACAGG ATTAATGATGCCATCAGGATGTACGAAGAAATCGAGCCATGGCAATTCCATCACTGTTGGCTCATTCTGCGAGGAGAGCCGAAGTGGCACGCGAGGATGGTGGAATGTAACATGGCTCAAAGAGCTAACCAAAGGCCTGCCCCGAAATGCTCCGAAACAGAAACATGTTCTGTGCAGGCTGAAAGTACACTCCCAGACAGACCTGAAGGAAGGGACAGCGCCAAGAAGAGAGCCCGGATAATGGCTGATACCTCATCGTCAAGTGCAGCAATGGAAATGCTGCAGAAGATGCATGATAGAGGAGAGAAGAACGATGTAAAGGAAGATCAACTTAGGCACGAAATGTTCAAGATGGAGAGAGAGGGGCTTGAGCTGCAAAAGCTAAACTGGGAGAAGAAATGGGTTGCCTCGGAGAAGAAATGGGCAGTAATGGAGTCCAATGCCATGACGCGACAGAATGAGTATGAGTTGAACCAATGGAACGCGGATCTTATGGTCATGTCGCTGGATCTTGACAAGTTAGCGCAACCACTGCGTGCGATGTATCAGCAGAAACAGGGGGAGATCATGAAGAGGAGAGGCATCTCCACCCCTCCAACTAGTGATTCCTGA
- the LOC112897119 gene encoding chloroplastic group IIA intron splicing facilitator CRS1, chloroplastic-like, translating to MAPPPLPLFSPSPKPPPPPPWLHGPSTPTHNPSPASAAPPPPVEAAPPSKLRHHGPKPAPARNTGGKAAAKPLTAGVPGGRTRRAVFGIIRRVRSLELSDPPRPVPARNYDAAAVAVPFHLPVEPQEQAREAAEKGKHRAVPWAAAGDEGLKVALRREKKAREPTRAETELAAGELDRLRWVARGMGRWARAKKAGVTDEVLEDLRREWAKGEELAAVRIVEPLRRNMDRAREILEIKTGGLVVWTKGDIHFVYRGSNYQQNTKQSHYSMSDVQNLKYNVPTTQLEYGNEGEVLTNANSKADDAFQEKYQSICGQKDEEPVKGTLYEREVNRLLDSLGPRFVDWWWNTPLPVDADLLPEFVPGFKTPFRQCPPGVRPTLADVELTYLRKLARPLPTHFALGRNTRLQGLAAAILKLWEKSLIAKIALKVGIQNTNNEQMAWNLKHLTGGTVILRNKDFIILYRGKDFLPGGVAQTVIQREAQVHDEQVKEEEARLKAVDSLQMVGGLSSEESSVGTFREYQDFQADHVHGNTENSNTIIELEAEKHRLEKELKDQEWKLSILNKKIERSNQALAKLHSSWSPSEESADKELLTEEEKAMFRRIGRKMDGLVLLGRRGIFGGVIEEIHQHWKHKEVVKVITKQNQARQIIYTANLLEVETGGILIAVEKLPTSHSIILYRGKNYRRPEKSSSSNLLTKREALRRSIEVQRRGSMKYFARERQKSILELKRRLRYVARQIKYRTPRS from the exons ATggcgccaccgccgctgccACTCTTCTCCCCGTCCCCGAagcccccgcctccgccgccgtggCTGCACGGCCCCTCCACGCCAACCCACAACCCCTCCCCCGCCTCCGCGGCGCCTCCGCCCCCCGTTGAGGCAGCTCCTCCCAGCAAGCTCCGCCACCACGGCCCCAAACCGGCACCGGCGAGAAACACTGGCGGCAAGGCGGCCGCCaagcccctcaccgccggcgtaCCCGGcggccgcacccgccgcgccgtttTCGGCATCATCCGCCGCGTCCGCTCCCTCGAGCTCTCCGACCCTCCGCGCCCCGTCCCTGCCCGTAACTATGacgctgccgccgtcgccgtcccgtTCCACCTCCCGGTCGAGCCGCAGGAGCAGGCCCGGGAAGCGGCGGAGAAGGGGAAGCACCGGGCGGTGCCGTGGGCAGCGGCGGGGGACGAGGGCCTCAAGGTCGCGCTGCGGCGGGAGAAGAAGGCGAGGGAGCCCACGCGCGCGGAGACGGagctggcggccggcgagcTGGACCGGCTGCGGTGGGTGGCGCGCGGGATGGGCAGGTGGGCGCGGGCCAAGAAGGCCGGGGTCACCGATGAGGTGTTGGAGGACCTGCGCCGGGAGTGGGCCAAGGGCGAGGAGCTCGCCGCCGTGCGCATCGTCGAGCCGCTGCGCCGGAACATGGACCGCGCCAGGGAGATTCTGGAG ATAAAAACAGGAGGCTTAGTAGTTTGGACAAAAGGAGACATACATTTTGTTTACAGAGGAAGCAATTATCAGCAAAACACAAAGCAAAGTCACTATTCCATGAGTGATGTTCAAAATTTGAAATACAATGTTCCTACAACCCAGCTTGAATATGGTAACGAAGGTGAAGTGCTAACCAATGCTAATAGCAAAGCAGATGATGCTTTCCAAGAAAAGTATCAAAGCATTTGTGGTCAGAAGGATGAAGAACCTGTCAAGGGAACTCTCTATGAGAGAGAAGTCAACAGATTATTGGACAGTTTGGGCCCTCGATTTGTTGACTGGTGGTGGAACACACCATTGCCTGTGGATGCTGATCTACTCCCGGAGTTTGTTCCAGGATTTAAGACTCCGTTTAGGCAGTGCCCTCCTGGTGTGAGACCAACACTAGCAGATGTGGAGTTGACATACTTGCGCAAACTTGCACGCCCTTTGCCGACACATTTTGCCCTTG GTAGAAATACAAGACTGCAGGGTTTGGCTGCTGCTATACTGAAGCTTTGGGAAAAAAGCCTTATAGCGAAAATTGCGCTGAAAGTGGGTATCCAAAATACAAACAATGAACAAATGGCATGGAACCTTAAG CATCTTACAGGAGGCACCGTAATATTGAGAAACAAGGATTTTATTATTCTATATAGAGGCAAGGATTTTCTTCCTGGTGGAGTTGCTCAAACTGTAATTCAACGAGAGGCTCAGGTACATGATGAACAGGTGAAGGAAGAAGAAGCTCGACTGAAAGCAGTTGACTCTCTTCAGATGGTCGGTGGATTATCATCTGAAGAAAGTTCTGTAGGAACATTCAGGGAGTATCAGGACTTCCAAGCTGACCATGTGCATGGAAATACTGAAAACTCCAACACTATCATTGAACTAGAGGCTGAGAAGCATAGATTGGAAAAGGAACTGAAAGACCAAGAATGGAAGCTTTCCATT CTTAACAAGAAGATTGAAAGATCCAACCAGGCACTGGCAAAGCTTCACAGTTCTTGGAGCCCTTCAGAGGAGTCTGCAGATAAAGAACTCTTGACAGAAGAGGAAAAGGCAATGTTCCGCAGGATTGGCCGCAAAATGGATGGCCTTGTTCTTCTAG GAAGGCGTGGTATCTTTGGTGGTGTAATTGAAGAGATTCATCAGCACTGGAAACATAAAGAGGTTGTGAAAGTAATTACGAAGCAGAATCAAGCCCGCCAAATCATCTACACAGCGAATCTGCTTGAGGTTGAGACAGGTGGTATACTAATAGCAGTAGAAAAGCTTCCAACCAGCCATTCCATAATACTTTACCGTGGAAAAAACTATCGCCGCCCAGAAAAATCATCATCCAGTAATCTGCTAACAAAAAGAGAAGCACTGCGAAGATCAATTGAGGTCCAACGACGAGGG TCAATGAAATACTTTGCTCGGGAAAGGCAAAAGTCCATTTTGGAACTGAAAAGGAGGCTG AGATACGTGGCAAGGCAAATCAAGTATCGAACCCCAAGATCATGA
- the LOC112898200 gene encoding uncharacterized protein LOC112898200, with product MRMLAYGSPADSFDDTYRMAKSTVLETVKQFARTVIAVYESDFLRPPTASELETILRVNEARSFPGMIGSIECMHWEWSNCPTAWHGQYKGHKGKPTIILEAVATQDLRIWSPVFDDLAEGRRPQFEFDVNGNKYNMCYYLADGIYPDWATLVVEPK from the exons ATGAGGATGCTTGCCTACGGCAGTCCAGCTGATTCGTTCGACGACACATACCGCATGGCCAAGTCAACAGTTCTTGAGACTGTGAAGCAATTTGCAAGAACCGTCATTGCTGTTTATGAGTCTGATTTCTTGAGGCCACCGACTGCAAGTGAGCTTGAGACAATTTTACGAGTCAATGAAGCTAGAAGTTTTCCTGGGATGATCGGCAGCATTGAATGTATGCATTGGGAATGGTCTAACTGCCCGACTGCGTGGCATGGCCAGTACAAGGGGCACAAAGGCAAACCGACCATAATTCTGGAGGCTGTTGCTACGCAGGACTTGCGCATCTG GTCCCCGGTGTTTGATGACCTCGCTGAAGGACGAAGACCGCAATTTGAGTTTGATGTTAATGGAAACAAGTACAACATGTGTTACTATCTTGCCGATGGAATATACCCTGATTGGGCTACGTTG GTTGTGGAGCCAAAGTGA
- the LOC112897120 gene encoding uncharacterized protein LOC112897120 has protein sequence MFATAARWAAKKGKPKMAPIELTAPPEQAQSITRAIFDVVREHGPLTISDVWDHVKDVGLRGLKSKRQMKIMLRWMREQQKLRLICDHDGPHKQFLYTTWFTNPKNAPQRPKVELKAKAEQLSPFPPKQP, from the exons ATGTtcgcgacggcggcgcggtgggCGGCGAAGAAGGGGAAGCCGAAGATGGCGCCGATCGAGCTGACGGCGCCGCCGGAGCAGGCGCAGTCCATCACGCGCGCAATCTTCGATGTCGTCAGGGAGCACGGACCGCTCACCATCTCCGACGTCTGGGATCATGTCAAG GATGTTGGCCTTAGGGGACTGAAGAGCAAGCGGCAGATGAAGATCATGCTGCGGTGGATGAGGGAGCAGCAGAAGCTCAGGCTCATCTGCGACCACGACGGCCCGCACAAGCAGTTCCTGTACACCACCTGGTTCACCAACCCCAAGAATGCGCCGCAGAGGCCCAAGGTGGAGCTCAAGGCTAAAGCCGAGCAGCTCTCCCCTTTCCCTCCCAAGCAGCCGTGA